From a single Kitasatospora sp. NBC_00458 genomic region:
- a CDS encoding condensation domain-containing protein — translation MVPAPVVLLDALPLSVNGKLDRRALPAPPAGPATAPATERAATDPATADPAAVLARVMAEALGLPAVDPHADFFELGGDSIVSIRLVSLARKAGLTLTARQVFEAPTPARLAGLAAPAAPAAGTARGGPRPHDDGTGPLPLPPIAHWLAERGGPVDRIAQTRLVLLPPGVRTPDLAAALQALLDRHAGLRQVLHRPAPGVWSAVAAPPGAVTAADHLRARPADGLDEAALRALVTAESAAAVGRLSPGDGRLLEAVHLDTGPGEAGRLLLTAHHLAVDEVSWGILLDDLRTAWQDAAAGRPPVLEPVATSLRAWTEHLLAEAHSPRRTAELDHWLAAGAAGEGRRPLASRPLDPALDTAATARPFTVTLSAERTAPLLDAVPGAVHGTVNDVLLTALALAAARLDPGRAAGGLPVELEGHGREQDLLPGADLSRTVGWLTSLHPVRLAAGPVDPAAALSGGEDAGRALKAVKEQLRAVPAGGIGAGLLRYANAATARRFDPADRPEVLWNYLGRRTHTPGTAWGPAPEADALDVGPDPGSPLSHPLEIVARIDPGPDGPRLVADWIPAAGALPETTARALAEAWTTALDGLAAWAGAAGAGGHTPSDLDLISLDQDQIAMLEQMWKDQR, via the coding sequence ATGGTCCCGGCGCCCGTCGTCCTGCTGGACGCCCTGCCGCTGTCCGTCAACGGCAAGCTCGACCGCCGGGCGCTGCCGGCGCCGCCCGCCGGCCCGGCCACCGCGCCCGCCACCGAGCGCGCCGCCACCGATCCCGCCACCGCCGATCCCGCCGCCGTGCTGGCCCGGGTGATGGCCGAGGCCCTCGGCCTGCCCGCCGTCGACCCGCACGCCGACTTCTTCGAACTCGGCGGCGACAGCATCGTCTCCATCCGACTGGTCTCGCTGGCCCGCAAGGCCGGTCTGACCCTGACCGCCCGCCAGGTCTTCGAGGCGCCCACCCCCGCCCGGCTCGCCGGACTCGCGGCCCCGGCCGCCCCGGCCGCCGGAACCGCCCGGGGCGGCCCCAGGCCGCACGACGACGGCACCGGCCCGCTGCCGCTGCCGCCGATCGCCCACTGGCTCGCCGAACGCGGCGGCCCGGTCGACCGGATCGCCCAGACCCGGCTGGTGCTCCTGCCGCCCGGCGTCCGCACCCCCGACCTGGCCGCCGCCCTCCAGGCGCTGCTCGACCGGCACGCCGGCCTGCGCCAGGTCCTCCACCGGCCGGCCCCCGGCGTCTGGTCGGCCGTCGCGGCCCCGCCCGGGGCCGTGACCGCCGCCGACCACCTGCGCGCCCGACCCGCCGACGGCCTCGACGAGGCGGCGCTCCGCGCCCTGGTCACCGCCGAGTCGGCCGCGGCGGTGGGCCGGCTGAGCCCCGGCGACGGCCGCCTCCTGGAGGCCGTCCACCTCGACACCGGCCCCGGGGAGGCGGGCCGCCTGCTGCTGACCGCCCACCACCTCGCGGTCGACGAGGTCTCCTGGGGCATCCTGCTGGACGACCTGCGGACCGCCTGGCAGGACGCCGCCGCCGGCCGCCCGCCGGTCCTCGAACCGGTCGCCACCTCGCTGCGCGCCTGGACCGAGCACCTCCTCGCCGAGGCCCACAGCCCCCGCCGGACCGCCGAACTCGACCACTGGCTGGCCGCCGGGGCCGCCGGGGAGGGCCGCCGCCCGCTCGCCTCCCGCCCGCTGGACCCGGCCCTGGACACCGCCGCCACCGCCCGCCCGTTCACCGTCACCCTCTCCGCCGAACGGACCGCGCCGCTGCTGGACGCCGTCCCCGGGGCCGTCCACGGCACCGTCAACGACGTGCTGCTCACCGCGCTCGCCCTGGCCGCGGCCCGCCTCGACCCGGGGCGGGCGGCCGGCGGACTGCCGGTCGAACTGGAGGGCCACGGCCGGGAACAGGACCTGCTGCCCGGCGCCGACCTCTCCCGCACCGTCGGCTGGCTGACCAGCCTCCACCCGGTGCGGCTCGCCGCCGGCCCCGTCGACCCGGCCGCCGCCCTGAGCGGCGGCGAGGACGCCGGACGCGCCCTCAAGGCGGTCAAGGAACAGCTGCGGGCCGTCCCCGCCGGCGGGATCGGCGCGGGCCTGCTCCGCTACGCCAACGCCGCCACCGCCCGCCGCTTCGACCCGGCCGACCGGCCCGAGGTGCTCTGGAACTACCTCGGCCGCCGCACCCACACCCCCGGCACCGCCTGGGGACCGGCACCCGAGGCCGACGCCCTGGACGTCGGGCCCGACCCCGGGAGCCCGCTCTCCCACCCGCTGGAGATCGTCGCCCGGATCGACCCCGGCCCCGACGGCCCCCGGCTGGTCGCGGACTGGATCCCCGCCGCCGGCGCCCTGCCGGAGACGACCGCCCGTGCCCTCGCCGAGGCGTGGACCACCGCCCTCGACGGCCTCGCCGCCTGGGCCGGCGCCGCCGGAGCCGGCGGCCACACCCCCTCCGACCTCGATCTGATCTCCCTCGACCAGGACCAGATCGCCATGCTCGAACAGATGTGGAAGGACCAGCGATGA